A genomic region of Vespa crabro chromosome 19, iyVesCrab1.2, whole genome shotgun sequence contains the following coding sequences:
- the LOC124430600 gene encoding phenylalanine--tRNA ligase alpha subunit: MAKELADDILKYLSKNGEVNSLDLAEIFNEDHQKIVGAIKSLEALGDLIDTTLTSQQKWEITSEGQHVIKCGSHEAAVYYAVPDNGISRSIIDSSVPFAKIGFSKALAAGWIKLDKSNSTTIVRKAVPSITDTVQLHLKDLDSIPENIKKEYKKRKFLQETVIKSILLKKGPKFSIQTEKLETDLTAELIANGAWKDKKFKPYNFEARGSLLEVGHLHPLLKVKSEFKKIFLEMGFTEMPTNNYVESSFWNFDALFQPQQHPARDAHDTFFISEPSHSDHFPPEYLEKVKKIHSEGGYGSQGYCYDWKITEAQKNLLRTHTTAVSARMLYNLMQQGKFKPVKYFSIDRVFRNETLDATHLAEFHQIEGVIANYNLTLGHLIGMLYEFFKKLGITELKFKPAYNPYTEPSMEIFCYHNGLKKWIEIGNSGMFRPEMLLPMGLPEGVNVIAWGLSLERPTMIKYGLNNIRDLVGQKIDLEMVYNNPLCRLYKDSAQIKSSKIKLQKPLDADISKIEKNQNQHHTSQIIHNITRIEKQKLIIFCDPHYPIYSIEKILDLAKPYLKITMSIYTHSSVMELPISLQNFCLNYQNVDRDALVDIILIWKIIGIDPILQSSNMFELKGEVNIARYLNRLIESQKSNILIYESNGPLYANQIDFYLEKIHSILHEVSKDQLHKVFKYSPYALGENLSVVDIVLDSIKKHKLRRK, translated from the exons atggcAAAAGAACTTGCTGacgatattttgaaatatttaagtaAAAATGGTGAAGTTAATTCATTAGATTTAGCGGAAATTTTTAACGAGGATCATCAAAAGATCGTTGGAGCAATTAAGAGTTTAGAAGCTCTTGGagat ttAATCGATACAACATTAACTAGCCAGCAAAAATGGGAAATAACATCAGAAGGGCAACATGTAATAAAATGTGGTAGTCATGAAGCTGCAGTCTATTATGCTGTACCCGACAATGGAATATCACGATCTATTATTGATTCGTCTGTTCCTTTTGCAAAAATTGGTTTTTCCAAAGCACTTGCTGCTGGTTGGATTAAGCTTGATAAGTCTAACAGCACAACTATTGTTAGGAAAGCAGTACCATCTATCACAGATACTGTACAATTACATTTGAAAGATCTTGATAGTATTCcagaaaatattaagaaagaatataaaaagagaaagtttcTTCAAGAAAC tGTTATTAAAAGCATACTCCTTAAGAAAGGCccaaaattttctattcaaaCTGAGAAGTTAGAAACAGACTTGACTGCGGAATTGATAGCAAACGGTGCTTGGAAGGATAAGAAATTCAAACCATATAATTTTGAAGCACGTGGATCGCTCCTAGAAGTTGGACATTTGCATCCTTTGCTTAAAGTCAAaagtgaatttaaaaaaatatttctggaAATGgg attTACAGAGATGCCTACAAATAATTACGTAGAAAGCTCATTTTGGAACTTTGATGCCTTGTTCCAACCACAACAGCATCCTGCACGAGATGCACATGATACATTCTTTATTTCAG AACCAAGTCATAGTGATCATTTTCCTCCTGAATATTtggaaaaagttaaaaagattCATAGCGAAGGTGGTTATGGATCTCAaggttattgttatgattggaAAATAACGGAAGCCCAAAAAAATTTACTTCGTACTCATACGACTGCGGTTAGTGCACGGATGCTGTATAATCTTATGCAACAG GGAAAGTTTAAACCTGTAAAGTACTTTAGTATTGATCGTGTTTTCCGAAATGAAACTTTAGATGCAACTCATCTTGCTGAGTTTCATCAAATTGAAGGTGTAATAGCCAATTATAATCTTACTCTTGGCCACTTGATTGGTATGCTGTATGAATTCTTTAAAAAACTTGGCATCACCGAACTTAAATTCAAGCCGGCATACAATCCATATACGGAACCAAGTatggaaatattttgttatcatAATGGTTTAAAAAAATGGATTGAAATTGGTAATAGTGGAATGTTTAGGCCAGAAATGTTATTACCTATGGGTTTACCTGAAGGTGTCAATGTTATTGCATGGGGTCTGTCATTAGAAAG gcccacaatgattaaatatggtttaaataatatacgagATCTTGTTGGACAAAAGATTGATTTGGAAATGGTATACAATAATCCATTATGTCgattatataa AGATAGCGCACAAATTAAGTCATCGaagataaaattacaaaaaccATTGGATGCAGATATTtcaaagatagagaagaatcAAAATCAACACCATACATCAcagataatacataatattacaAGGATTGAAAAGCAgaaacttattattttttgtgatCCACATTATCCTATATACtctatagaaaagattttagaTCTTGCAAAaccttatttaaaaataaccaTGTCGATTTACACGCATTCCTCTGTAATGGAATTACCCATAAGTTTACAAAATTTCTGtttaaattatcaaaatgTTGATAGAGATGCTCTTGTAgacataatattaatttggaAGATCATTGGCATTGATCCTATTTTGCAATCATCTAATATGTTTGAGTTAAAAGGTGAAGTGAATATAGCACGTTATTTGAATCGTTTAATTGAATCTCAAAAgtctaatatattaatatatgagaGTAATGGTCCCTTATATGCTAATCAAATAGATTTTTACTTAGAAAAAATACATAGTATTTTGCATGAAGTTTCAAAAGATCAATTACATAAAGTTTTCAAATACTCACCATATGCATTAGGCGAAAATCTTTCGGTTGTAGACATTGTTTTAGATTCTATCAAAAAACATAAgttgagaagaaaataa
- the LOC124430601 gene encoding partner of Y14 and mago yields the protein MASTYIKDEQGGTFIPASQRPDGTWRKPRRVKDGYIPQEEVPLYESKGKQFIKNKPIYPVGASPEFIAQHKAKQEALAAKATKCVTCTQPKSENKKKKKKSKNKNTEIIIEELSKTTISQAKVENKISTLSNEVNKTNQTQTTVDTEKKIKSLRKKIREIESLEEKIKNGLLKNPEKEILEKMRRKNEIMNEIKSLEEKV from the exons ATGGCGTCTACTTATATAAAGGATGAACAAG GTGGAACATTTATTCCAGCCAGTCAACGTCCAGATGGTACATGGCGTAAGCCAAGACGTGTAAAAGATGGATATATACCACAGGAAGAAGTTCCATT atATGAAAGTAAGGGCAAACAATTTATAAAGAACAAACCTATTTATCCAGTGGGAGCGAGTCCAGAGTTTATAGCTCAACATAAAGCTAAACAAGAGGCTTTGGCAGCTAAAGCAACAAAGTGTGTAACGTGTACACAACCTAAGtcagaaaataagaaaaaaaagaagaaaagtaaaaataaaaatacagagATTATAATAGAAGAATTATCAAAAACTACTATCTCTCAAGCTaaagttgaaaataaaatatctacatTGAGTAATGAggtaaataaaacaaatcaaaCACAAACAACTGTTgatactgaaaaaaaaataaaaagtcttcgtaaaaaaataagagaaattgaatcattggaagaaaaaataaaaaatggtttattaaaaaatccagaaaaagagattttagaaaaaatgcgaagaaagaatgaaataatgaatgaaataaaatctttagaagaaaaagtataa
- the LOC124430598 gene encoding xanthine dehydrogenase, translating into MKRSINGTVNTIHDTNYKLKIRNGGISNDEYKQLTANTLVFYVNGKEVLDDKIDPEWTLLWYLRNKLHLTGTKLGCAEGGCGVCTVMISKYNHRTKSIVHLAVNACLFPICAIHGLAVTTVEGIGSIKTKLHPVQERIAKAHGSQCGFCTPGIVMSMYTLLRNTPKPTMNDLEIAFQGNLCRCTGYRPIIEGFRTFTEEWEQAQLANQIPKNNGCESVCSMGDACCKKAFSSEPTEIFNSEDFCPYDPSQEIIFPPKLQISSYLNEQYLVLKGKNVTWFRPINLTQLLTLKHEYPSAKIVVGNTEVGVEVKFKHFLYPIIIHPTQIKEMHEIVESNDGLIIGASITLNELQDTLKHYIEIKPDFQTRIFTEIIKMLHFFGGKQIRNVAAVGGNIMTGSPVSDLVPIFVAAGAKLVLHSLKKGSRTVLLDENFFTGYRCNIVESEEVLVSIIIPFSYKNQYFIAYKQARRRDDDIAIMNMAFNVFFKDQTRIIEKAYLSFGGKAPTTTMATQTCQNMINRKWDENILEVVYDSLLKEGNLSDNAPGGMIMYRRALTLSLFLKGYLHITKCLSMNSSSIEPLPNEIISASDCFHYKPPKSSQYYQIVPKEQAHTDLLGRPIIHTSAFKQATGEAIYCDDMPSVNGELYLSLVVSTRAHAKILKIDPSKALDMEGVEAFFSAKDIPDDRRWVGPIIYDDEVFKSDKVTSQGQVIGAIVAVDQATAQKAARSVIVEYEDIQPVIISIEDAIKHNSFFSDFSKRIIKGDAKKAFAETDFILEGEIHTSGQEHFYLETNAVIAIPKEEDELEIFCATQHPSEIQKLVAHALNVHINRINVRVKRLGGGFGGKESRPYMIAIPAVLAAHRLRKPVRCMLDRDEDMMMMGTRHPFHFKYKVGFKKNGLIDVVEIHIYNNAGYSVDLSPSILERTMFHFENAYRIPVAHAYGYLCKTNLPSNTAFRGFGGPQGMFAAENIIRHIAEFLELDALKVAELNMYKEGDLTHYNQELLRCTLDRCWKECLSSAHYNERKVAIEEFNKHHRYKKKGLAVVPVKFGISFTTLFLNQAGALVHIYTDGSVLISHGGIEMGQGLHTKMIQVASRVLKVNPEKIHIVETATDKVPNTSATAASCGSDLNGMAIMYACNDIMKRLKPIIDNDPNGTWEDWIKKAYLSRISLSATGFYQTPNIGYSFITNSGNPYNYFTYGVACTEVVIDCLTGDHQVLRTDIVMDVGESINPAIDIGQIEGAFTQGYGLFTLEELMYSPTGYLYSRGPGAYKIPGFTDIPQEFNVSLLKGAPNPRTVYSSKAIGEPPLFLASSVFFAIKEAIKAARADMNIYGHFRLDSPATAARIRTACVDNIIMKIPEPNLNVQWNKIP; encoded by the exons atGAAGCGTTCTATAAATGGGACAGTAAATACCATACATGATACGAATTACAAATTGAAGATACGCAATGGGGGAATTTCTAATGATGAATATAAGCAGCTTACAGCGAATACTCTTGTTTTTTATGTAAATGGAAAAGAG gtATTAGATGATAAGATAGATCCTGAATGGACTTTACTGTGGTATCTTCGCAATAAAT tacaCTTAACTGGAACCAAGTTAGGATGTGCCGAAGGTGGATGTGGAGTATGCACGGTTATGATTTCAAAATACAATCATAGAACCAAATCTATTGT tCATTTGGCAGTAAATGCATGTTTATTTCCAATATGTGCTATACATGGTTTGGCAGTAACCACAGTGGAAGGAATTGGTAGCATCAAAACAAAATTACATCCTGTTCAAGAACGAATAGCTAAAGCACATGGCTCTCAATGTGGTTTTTGTACACCTGGTATTGTTATGTCTATGTATACTCTTTTGAGAAACACACCAAAACCTACAATGAATGACTTAGAAATTGCATTTCAAG gTAATCTATGTAGATGTACAGGATATCGACCAATTATAGAAGGATTTAGAACTTTCACTGAAGAATGGGAACAAGCACAGTTGGCAAATCAAATACCTAAAAACAATGGATGTGAAAGTGTTTGTTCCATGGGAGATGCTTGTTGCAAGAAAGCATTTTCATCTGAACCTACAGAGATTTTTAATTCTGAAGATTTCTGCCCATATGATCCTTCTCaggaaataatatttccacCAAAGTTacaa atctCTTCTTATCTTAATGAGCAATACTTAGTATTAAAAGGTAAAAATGTAACTTGGTTTAGACCTATAAATTTAACACAACTACTTACTCTCAAACATGAGTATCCATCTGCCAAAATTGTAGTTGGAAATACAGAAGTtg GTGTGGAAGTAAAATTCAAACATTTCCTATATCCAATAATTATACATCCaacacaaataaaagaaatgcatGAGATTGTAGAATCGAATGATGGATTAATAATTGGTGCAAGTATAACTTTGAATGAATTACAAGATACTCTTAAGcattatatcgaaataaaaccag attttcaaACAAGAATTTTTacagagataataaaaatgttacatttTTTTGGTGGTAAACAAATTAGAAATGTAGCT gCTGTTGGTGGAAATATAATGACTGGTAGTCCTGTATCAGATTTAGTTCCAATATTTGTAGCGGCTGGTGCAAAATTAGTTTTGCATAGTTTGAAAAAAGGATCCAGAACAGTACTACTAGATGAAAACTTTTTTACTGGTTATCGGTGTAATATCGTAGAGTCCGAAGAAGTTCTTGTTTCAATtataattcctttttcttataaa aatcaatattttattgctTATAAACAAGCAAGGAGGCGAGATGATGACATAGCAATAATGAATATGgcttttaatgtattttttaaagatcAGACTCGTATAATAGAAAAAGCGTATTTATCCTTTGGTGGAAAGGCTCCAACCACTACCATGGCTACTCAAACATGTCAAAATATGATTAACAG aaaatgGGATGAGAATATATTGGAGGTAGTATATGATTCATTGCTTAAAGAAGGCAATTTATCAGACAATGCTCCTGGTGGAATGATCATGTATCGTCGTGCTCTTACACTAAG ttTGTTTCTCAAAggatatttacatataactAAATGTTTATCAATGAATTCATCAAGTATAGAACCACTgccaaatgaaataataagtgCATCAGATTGTTTCCATTATAAACCACCAAAAAGTtcacaatattatcaaatt GTACCTAAAGAACAAGCTCATACTGATTTATTAGGACGACCAATTATTCATACTAGTGCCTTTAAACAAGCAACTGGTGAAGCAATTTATTGTGATGATATGCCTTCAGTTAATGGAGAATTATATTTAAGTCTTGTAGTGTCAACAAGAGCACATgcaaaaattttgaaaattgatcCATCAAAAGCTCTTGATATGGAAGGAGTTGAAGCATTTTTCTCTGCAAAAGATATTCCTGATGATAGACGTTGGGTTGGACCTATTATATATGATGACGAAGTATTTAAATCTGACAAG GTCACTAGTCAGGGACAAGTTATAGGTGCAATTGTTGCAGTTGACCAAGCTACAGCACAAAAAGCTGCAAGAAGCGTTATTGTGGAATATGAAGATATACAACCTGTAATTATATCTATAGag gatgctattaaacataattcatttttctctgATTTTTCGAAACGTATTATTAAAGGAGATGCAAAAAAAGCATTTGCAGAAActgattttatattggaagGTGAAATACATACAAGTGGAcaagaacatttttatttggaAACAAATGCTGTTATTGCTAtaccaaaagaagaagatgaactAGAAATATTTTGTGCAACTCAACATCCTTCTGAAATACAAAAGCTCGTTGCTCATGCCttaaatgtacatataaatagaattaatgTCCGTGTTAAGCGATTAGGAGGTGGTTTTGGAGGAAAAGAATCTCGTCCATATATGATTGCTATACCAGCTGTACTTGCTGCGCATAG ATTGCGCAAACCTGTGCGTTGCATGTTGGATAGAGATGAagatatgatgatgatgggcACACGACACCCAttccattttaaatataaagttggatttaaaaaaaatggttTGATAGATGTTGtggaaatacatatatataataatgcagGATATTCTGTTGACCTCTCTCCATCA ATATTAGAACGTACAATGTTTCATTTTGAGAATGCCTACAGAATACCAGTAGCACATGCATACGGTTATTTATGTAAAACAAATTTACCTTCTAATACTGCTTTTCGTGGTTTCGGCGGTCCGCAAGGCATGTTTGCTGCAGAAAACATTATTAGACATATTGCTGAATTTTTGGAACTTGACGCTCTAAAg GTAGCagaattaaatatgtataaagagGGAGATCTAACTCACTATAATCAAGAGCTTCTTCGTTGTACCTTAGATCGTTGCTGGAAGGAATGTTTAAGTTCGGCTcattataatgaaagaaaagttgcaattgaagaatttaataa ACATCatagatataagaaaaaaggattagCTGTTGTACCTGTGAAATTTGGAATTTCATTTActactttatttttaaatcaagcCGGAGCActtgttcatatatatactgaTGGTTCTGTTTTAATTAGCCATGGTGGAATTGAAATGGGACAAGGCTTGCATACGAAAATGATTCAA GTCGCAAGCAGAGTATTAAAGGTAAATCCAGAAAAGATCCATATTGTTGAAACTGCTACAGATAAAGTACCAAATACTTCTGCCACTGCTGCAAGTTGTGGATCTGATTTAAATGGCATGGCTATCAtg TATGCATGCAATGATATTATGAAACGATTAAAACCTATAATCGATAATGATCCAAATGGCACTTGGGAGGATTGGATAAAGAAGGCATATTTGAGTAGAATCAGTCTTTCAGCAACTGGATTCTACCAAACTCCAAATATTGGCTATTCTTTCATAACTAATTCAGGAAATCCCTATAATTACTTTACTTACGGCGTTGCTTGTACAGAAGTAGTGATCGATTGTCTTACAGGTGATCACCAA gTACTGAGAACAGATATTGTGATGGATGTAGGAGAAAGTATAAATCCTGCTATTGACATAGGTCAAATCGAAGGTGCCTTCACACAAGGTTATGGATTATTTACATTAGAAGAATTGATGTATTCTCCAACTGGATATCTTTATAGTAGAGGACCTGGAGCATATAAAATACCAGGATTCACTGATATACCACAAGAATTTaatgtttcattattaaaagGAGCTCCTAATCCTCGAACTGTTTATTCATCAAAA gcTATTGGAGAACCACCTCTGTTTTTAGCATCATCTGTTTTCTTTGCTATTAAAGAAGCAATTAAAGCTGCACGTGCAGATATGAATATCTATGGTCATTTTAGATTAGATTCTCCTGCAACTGCAGCACGTATTCGTACAGCGTGTGTGgacaatataataatgaag ATTCCTGAACCTAATCTGAATGTACAATGGAATAAAATTccataa
- the LOC124430602 gene encoding 60S ribosomal protein L36-like, with amino-acid sequence MAPRYELAVGLNRGHKTTTIKVAKSKTEKEKTVILRPSRLKGRQTKHSKFVRDLIREVTGHAPYEKRAMELLKVSKDKRALKFLKRRLGTHIRAKRKREELGNILVQMRKAGAHH; translated from the exons ATGGCTCCAAGATATGAATTAGCTGTTGGTCTCAACAGAGGACATAAAACTACTACCATCAAAGTGGCAAAAagcaaaacagaaaaagaaaaaactgttATTCTTCGACCATCTAGATTGAAGGGG AGGCAAACAAAGCACAGTAAATTTGTCAGAGACTTAATACGTGAAGTAACCGGACATGCTCCGTATGAAAAGCGTGCAATGGAATTGCTGAAAGTATCGAAAGACAAGCGTGCATTAAAGTTTCTGAAAAGAAGG ttgGGTACACATATCCGAGCCAAAAGGAAACGAGaggaacttggaaatatacttGTACAAATGAGAAAAGCGGGAGCACatcattaa